ACAGGTGGTTAGGTACTCCCGCCCACACCTTCTGTGTGTGTGCCCGCCTGCCCGCCCTGCCACTTACCGTCCCACCGCTGCTGATTGACAGGTGACTCAACTGCTGCGTTAGGGGGGCCATCAGCGAGGCCGGCTGGATAGACATGTGGTGGTCAAGCGCAGGGGTCAGCACCGCGCCCTGCTGAGGAGAGGGTGAGGGGCACAAATGAGCCGAGACGCAATGGGGCAGCCCTGCCCGGTAACCCCCACCCCGGCCCGAGTGGGCACTTACAGCAGGCTGCATGAGGTAAGACTGGTGGTGATGCATCCAAGAGGGGCCGTGCACCTGGGAAGAGACAAAGAGGCATCAGGACCGCTGCCCACTTCAGCCCTGGCACTACCCACCCCCTGGGAAAGAATAGCTCACCTGGTAGGATGACACTGGCGAGTGAAGGTACGGTGGCATGGACGTCTGTGTAATCATCCGGTTTGGTGCAATGCCGTAGGTGGAGTAAAACCTGACCGgggcaaaaacaaaaagaacagcgCCCATAATGATGAGAAGTGCCTGCCAGTTTGATGCCAGGCTGCCTGGCCCCGCTCCAGTGTCACTTACCCATTCTGTAAAGCTGGCGTGGGGTCGTAGGTCAGCGTCATTCCTGCCTGTAGAGGGAGAGAGATGGACAGGGCAGAGGGTAAGCGGCTGGGCCCTCACAGCTCAGTGCGGGTGCCCACCTGGCACACAGCTTACCGTGTCTCCGTCCCGAGGCCACGGCCGCCCGTTCTGCAAGTACTTGCTCGGGTTCTGTCTCTTCTTCTGGCCGCCATCTGCAAACTTGCATAGCAAAGGCTCACTGGGAACTGAAGAAGAAAGAGACGGTGACATTTAGTGGGCTCAGAATTCAGGCTGCCCTGAAGTGGGGTTGGGGCGGCACAGGGCACCCACCTGGCACTCCTGGAGGGGTCTTGATGTATTTGCCGTTAAAGTGCTGGATGATGGCTTCGCATTTCTCGGTAGATTCCATCCTGTAAGAGAGACGAGACAAGTGGGGGTGGGCACATGCGTGGGTTTGGGGCCGTGCGAGGGGATGCCCTCTCCATGCCCTGGCCCGTCCTACCTGGCAAAACCCACCCCTCGACTGGTCCCATTGGCATCTCGGAGGATACGGGTGGAGATCACCTGCCCAAATGGCTTCAGCATCCCTTCGAGCTCCTGCTCGTCCATCGACACGGGCAGGTTGGAGATGTACAGGTTGGTGGGGTCCTGCTCCTGTTGCTGTGGATTTAGAGGACACCCAGTTAGCCACCAAGGGCCGCTGCCCTCCAGACCACCACCCGACTCGAGGGTCTCACCTTGGCCATCTGTGCCTGCACACCACTGGCCTTGAGGGCGTTGACGGCCTTCTGCGCAGCACCAGGACTGTCGAAGTCCACAAAGCCGTAGCCTGCAAGACAGCACGTGGTGGTCAGTGAGGTGGCAGCTCGGACCCCCACCAGCCGGACCCTCGCTCAGCGCTTACTCACCTTTGCACTTGTTGGTCGTTTTGTCGAGAATGGCTTTCGTTGAGACGATCTTCCCATAGCTGCAAAACACAAAAGGTCAAACCTGAGAGGCTGCTGGTGGGCCGCGTCTAGCGCCTTTCACAGGACAAATCCTGACTGGGTGGCAGTGCCCTCTGCAAAACTGCTTTCATAGAGTGACACCCGCTGCCACAGAAGTGGGACAGCTAAGACCTCGGACCCTTGTGGGATGTGACGTCAAGGGGCAGCAAAAGGCCCGACAGTGAGATGGCACCCAAATACTCAGTGCCACAAAAGGTAATGTGGCACCTTGGTCTGTCATCAGGTGGGTAAACACTGGGGTCTTGATGGGGCATCCAAAACTCTGACGCCATCTTGAGGCTGGGGTCCACcaaatcagaaaccaaaaaagTGTGCCATACTCACGGCTGGCAAAGCTTCACCAGGTCCTGGTCGCTTGTGCCCGGGTGAAGGCCCCGAATGTACAAGTTGGTTTTGCTCAGCTGCTCTGCCCCTCcactgctgctgctggtggtgcTGGGACTGGAGGGGGCCATTTGCTGGCTGGACACATAGCCCTGCTGGAGAAAAGAAAGGGGTGGGGAGACAGAAATGAGCAGCCTGGCACACCAGTCACCCCAGCGGCATGGGACTTGAACCAATGAGATGCCATTCCACTGCCAGCCCTGCTACCGACTCGACCCAGTGTGCAGCTGCCGGTGGTACAGGGCCCTCAACCAGAGGTGCCAGCCACCTTGAATGGAGAGCTTGACTGCTATGACTGAAGACCACTGTTGGTGGCAGTCATGTACCCCAACTGTCACACCAGTGTCACCTTGGCCAGCCCTTCACAAGGCACTGGCGAGCTTAGCTGCCCACACCCTGAGAGGCAGAGCTCTGCCCAGAATTCAAGGCCCCGACGACTGGGGCATGCTGGGATACGACGAGGTCCACTCACGCCTGCCGTCATCAGGCTTTAGGGTCAGGAGGGCACCAGAGAAATGAGAGGGGCAGTGGGCACTGCCAAGCTAACAGAAGAGCGTCACCTTGGGAAGGACAAGTGGCGTAGTCGGCGGGATGTCAAGCAGCAGATCTTCTGGGCATCACACGAAGGCCTCCTTAAGAAGCTGCCCCTCGGCCACAGGGTGGGGTCCTGCAGCAGGTAAGGGCACCCAAAATCTGTCTGACTTGGAACTCTCTGTGGTCCAAAATTGAAAAGACGACACCGTGGTAACAGCAGCAACGTCACACACGCCAACAAGGCAGAGGAGGACAATGACATCAGTGACCTCCAAGCCATGTGCCTCAAGGGGGGGCTGTCGATATGTGACTGGAGACCGCAGCCCACCCGCTCGGCTTTAAATCTACTGCACCGTCAGGCCCTTTACGAGACGCTGGGCGACCCCCTGACTGGCGTTTCTCGGTCAGGGTCCGGAATTTAACACCTGAGGGTGAGGAGTGGAAACAACGAGGGGGCTGGGAGGGCAGGCTGTGGCTTAGCGGGGGCACACAGAGGAGATGGCAGTGGAGACAAAGCACCGAAACTGGCGAAGGGTCTGAGACGTCAAATGAGGAAGGAGCAAGAAAGGCGTGGGGGTAACACACAAAATGGGCAAAGACGGCTTCAACTTGCTCCAACAAGCGGCGCCGACCTGCTGCGACACACAGCAAAAGTGGACCACCAACACGTGGGGTGTGAATGAACAAGTGGGGGACGCAAGacgagaaaggcgctatatagcacaggcggatatgaaaggcactatacaacagagACAGCCAATGAGGGAGGGCAGGGGGCGTGACCGCTAATGGACTTGACTCCCCCCTCACTGCCCAGTATAGCGTCCCCAGAGCCTGGCATCTTGTTTTGACGCGATGCCCAAATTCTCTTTTTTGATCGTCCCGTTTAAGGTGGGCACACTGAGGTGTCTCATTTTTCGgctttttgtttgaattaaacAAGGACTTGGCACCCCAAGCACCATCAATTCACTCACTACAACAGATGGATGGGAAAGGCACCACATGACAGACGGAGACAGACCGCTaccaaaggcgctatataaggggCCCAGATGTGTCCCCTCCGAGGGTACGTCAGCCGCGTGTGCGTCTCATGGGGTTTGCTTTAAGTGACACACGTGGCGGTTTGACAGAGGGGCAGTTTGAGACGAGGCGCCCCCACGGCTCCGAGGTTGTCGTCGTCTTCATTCTGCTGCTCGGGTTTTTCCTTCTTTGCCAACGTGGAGAGCGGAGCTCTGAATACGAGTGAAGATGTCGGAGTGGCTCGTCTGACATGGCGGCGCCCCCAATCCTCAGACGGGCACTGCTGTCCCCGCACACACCAGGCAGGGTGTGAGGTGTCACTGGCCCAGAAGGACACCAAGGACCCTGCGGCCACTCGGGGTATgtcaatacaacaaaaaaaaaaaaaaaggagacagcCCTGCAGCCACTCGTCACAGCGGGCACTGCCCGGATACTCTGAGTGGGCTGGGGGATTCCTCTCGAACTGCGCCATGTCACAGATGTGCCCACCTTACCTTTCTCTTCTTTCCCGGCTGCATGGCAAGGATTAGAAGGACAGGAGAGCCGCCCGAGTCGACTGATTTGACAAGAATGCACTGCGGACCACCCACGTCCCCTCACAGCTCTTAAATGTAGTCCTCTAAAGTCGGACCTTGTGGGACTGCAGACCCCCATGGCGGGGTATCTATGTGTCTTGAAGGTCACGTCTGAGTGTTTGGACCTCATGGGAgcattacccagagtgctgtgcagtcaACACTGGCTCCACCCCCAGCCACGACTCTACCCTGCTCTGAGTGACTGGGCCAGGAGGGGCGGAGTCAGATGCTTATCTGGCAGGGCGTTTGCTGACAGACATGGGGTGGGTGGAGTCAGAGGCCCAAGGGTCAGCCTATCAGACGAGACATTTGCTGACAGCATATAATGagtcctgcctgtgtgtgcacttgggtcctaatttgggatccttaGGTGgtccgtcatgtggtgggtgcagcctGCCCTGTACATTCTcgtccactagagggcagctcgGCTCTTaatcaataaatagataaattaatgaatattaaaatgaGCCAACTGAATAAAGAAACCTCTCAGCCTCCAACTCCTAGCTGCCTTCTGTAGCCCCGCCCACAACGGCCCTACAGCGCCAGGTTCTTGGACCAAGCAGGCCGGCCAATGGCTGTGAGTTTAACGCTGGCCGAATCAGCGGACACCGAGGGGGCGCCAGGAGTGAACGCCCACGTCGTCTCGCAGCCAACACGGTGGCTGGGGTCATCGGTGGGTCTGCTGCCCCACTGGCCGCCATGGGGGAGCTGGGGAGATGCCAGCTGTTGACAAGCGAGTTTGGCCACCACACTGCCACAAAGCGACGTCCTTCAGCCTTTAAAGGAAATCATAAAAGACGAGACGCGCAAAGAGCCAAACGCGGACCACCGAATTCAACTCTGACCGGGTCAAGAAACGGCAGAGAAAAGCAGACGTGAGGAGAGCCGGGAGGGCAGTGGCGGCCCAGAAGCCCTTTGGATCCTGCAGCCATGCCCACGCTGGCAGAGGCCCGACTTTCTGCTGGACCCTGGCCTGACGCAACTGAGACGACGCTTCACCCTTCCTTCTCCACGTACCTCACAATATGAATGGTCATCAGGGTAAGCCCACCCACAGCTGGCACTCATTCGCTGTGTTTCCTAATAAGGAGTTGGTACATGAGGGTCCGACGTGGCAGCGTTTGATGTCCTTAAAAGCTCAGGAGACGCACCTCAACGAGGACACTTGGCAGCACTTCACAATTCGACCAAGTCGGTGGTCTTTCCAAATCGTCACCCTCCCCGCTACTGCGCCCTCACCCCGTGGCACACACAGATGGTCACCGAGAGGACAGGCCCACTGCTGCCCTGATCACCAGATACTCAACAACTCCCTGCAATGAACCCCTCGTTAAGTGACTTTGTGTCCCCAGAAGTGTTTGTGTCACCTTGACAGACGGGACACAGCCAAGTGACTGTGCCCGCCGCTTGTTAGATATTGCAGAACCAGCCGCACTGGCAGGGCGCTATATACCCCTGAAACCCTTACGCAGACCCCCTGTGCCACCCCCCCCACACTGTATGTCTGCCCTCCACAAACTTCACTTTTCTCCCCTCTGCCAACCTCAGAATTTCTCCCCAGTCTTCACTCTGGGATTCTGCCCGCCACCCCTGCCCAGGACGCTCCTGTGTGGGGGTCTCTCCGTCTCGTGGTCACCAAGACAAGGCCAACTGTCGACCATAAAAGGACAAAGAAAATCCACTCCATGTTGGGAGACCCCCAGCCAGATGCGCCTCATTGTGTTTGTCACCGTGTGTGCCCCTCATCTGCCTACCCACTTAGGGCTGAACCTGACCGGTGGCCGCCTGCCCACTTCGGGGACAACTCTGTTGTGACACGTGGGCCACCTCCTTTAGCAGATCCACCGCAGTGCATCATGGGATTGGCCAGCTGAGCGCTACCCCTCCTGACATGTCATGTAATATGAGGGGGGGGCCCTCCTTCATGTCACATGGTGGCTTCAGTTGGTCACCCAGCTGGGTGACACAACAGGACACTCAAAGGACCCTCAGGGACTGTTGATGAACTGCCAGGCCACAGGAACACATAAAACATAAGTGATGGGGACACCTCCTGGGTGGGCCGCACAATTCACTTCTCTTGTTGTAAGACCCCCAGACCAGTTTGGGGCAGCCCCCCCTGAACTAGTGGAAGAGCACAAAGGCGCCGTAGTTTACGTGTAGCCCCCCAGTCACTCGGACGTCAGGAAATCAAAAAGTACAAATAGATGTGAGGACATGAAGGGTCCGCAGGGTGTGGGGGCATCAGGCGGTGACAGGGTCCGGGATCAGCGAGGCGTCACGACAATCCAAAGCACAAGGCGATGGCAGGAGGTGACGGggtctaagaacacgaggggcaTCAGGACGTGACGCTCTATGAGGGCGCTGAGGGGGGCAGGACATGATGGGGTCTTTGTGGGCGCAGGAGGTGATGGGGGGGAGTCAGGACAGTTCTGTTTGAATGCGGCCAAAGCTCTGCCAGTCTCCAGGTGAATGATGCCAACCTGCCAGACACGGGCACACCCTCACCTGTAGTGACCTGCCATGGGGCACTGTGGGCACAGGAAGTGAAAAGGGGCTCTGAATTCCCTCACACACTCGAGCGAACTGCACAAAACTCAAGGTGGGCACCCAGACATTACCAGACTGTCTATCAGCTGGCAGGTGGTACACATGTGGCTCGGTGACATGAGGATCAGCAAAACAGGGGAGCAGAGCCTACTGAGGGGCCCTAGTGGTGACCAAGGGGAAGTGCACCTGTGACAGCCCTGCTCAGACATGCCACTCCCCTGCAGCTGGGTCACAAGATCAATGCCAGTGCCACCTCTACGTGTATGAAGGTGCTTAGAGGACACCAAACCTGCACCCCCTCATGACGACCCTGACCTCCCAAACTCAGGCCGGCCATTAAAAGCTTTTGGGGCGCTGAAGCCAAAAGTCACAAATTCAGGAGCACAGCAGGAGTCATGCCAGGTGTGATGCCAACTTGGGGCACCCTCGTGGTTACAAagctgccaatccacctaacacaATAAAAGTCACAAAGACACACGGATCGACTTGAGACCCTGGAGCTGAGAGTCAGTGGTGCTAAGTGAGGTGCCAACATCATGCCACCTCCTGACGGGCACCACAATGGGTTCCATCTTTCTTAAGCCATACACTCATTTTGAGGACCCCCTTAAATAATCATAAAGACCACCACATTCCTATCACAGCTCAAGTGGCAGGTCACAGACACTCATGCCCAACGCCACATCATGCCATGGTGCCCTACAACTCCAGGATTCCAATGGATGCGGACCCTCTGCTGCCCCCTGCCTGCCTGGTGATTGACCGCCTTGCTCCTGACACCATTAAAAATCTGACCAGTTTAACTGCCCGGTGCCAGTGCACAACACTGCAAGGCGCTTTAAAAAGCAATTCACAAAATTCCAGAAGAGAACCAGGGGGCCACCACAGCAGACTCATCTGCCAATGGCACTACAGGTGCCCGCGGTGCTTTTCATCTCGGACAGTCTGAACGCTTTGACAATTCTGCCACACTTAACCCGGCACATCAAAGCGATTGCCAAAAAATACGCCTGGCAAAGCTGCCGCGCttcaaattttgaaaaattacaaacaCCTAAAAAAAACCCAGGGTGGCATTTGGGCAAAGACagtaaaatacaatgaaaacctgcccaCCGATGAAACGTGGGCACACAAGAGACTCAGAGCCCTGACACAGTCCAGAAAGTTCAATCGTACCCATCAACAGCAGTGCCAAGCAAGCACATGGCCCACTCCTGCCAGGCTCCACTGCCCTCCAATGGCAGAACCCAGTCTGCTCAATGCCAGGCCCTGTCACTTGTGCCCTTTCGCTGGCAGGTCCTCCTCCCCACGTCTCCTTTCTTGTCATCCACTCGCCATCCTTTCCCTTGGTGCTCCTCGTCTACGGCTGGACTCGCCCGGGCACTGACTCGGATGCCCACCTTCCACACCGCGAGGAGGTGCAGTGCTGCCCATACCCGTCGGCATTTTGCCCCAAATTCCTGAGCAGGTGAAGCCGCCACCCCTGCCGCAATGAGCCCATTGTTTGAGGCCTGCATGCTCCGAATTCCAGCCGGCTAATCTGTGCAATCTGAGCTGCTGCCAGCCGCCCGGAAGGGAGGCCTGTCGTCATACCGGGGGTGGCGTCATGTTACCAGCCACCGCACTGGCACAGGACAAGCTAGAGTGGGCAGAGGAGAGGGGCACCTCACAGGCTCTCGACATCTCCGACAGGCATGACCACCTGAACCCGCTGTGGGACAAGGCTGGCATTCAACACCCGCTCTGTCTGGTATGCTGAGACTGGCCCcctggcacccccccccccctttgtgtAACGTGCAGACTGTGACTTGTGAGCACACGCTGAGCATCTGGCGGGCGACTTGGCAAACTGGCACGGTGAGGACACCCAAAGGGCAGCACCCCGTCCTCTCCATTCACCGTACTCACTTATAGCGCCTTGCATGACAGTCCAGAGCCACATGGGGGCTCCTCCTTTAAAAATCAGCCATTGGCATCGCTGCACGGCTGACCCTCATTCAGGCTCCTATAGCGCCTTTAATGAAAGACAAACGGGTTATGTAGTGCCACAGTGTGCCCTACCAACGgaactatatagcgcctttaacacaAGCGCTGTCCTCACTAGAATCCGGGCCGCCCCGTAtaataatgacacattttatttatatagcgccttacccaAGCATCTCATCGACATGAAAATCAGAAAAGACCGCTGTGCACCTTCAACGACACTGCTGCAGCAAactggttatatagcgcctttgacaaCACAGCTGAGCCACAgaccatatagcgcctttaacacaAGAGATGTCCCCACCAAGCCAAAGTCTACAGCGCCTTTTACAGCAGAGCCGGCCTCCTCTcttatcatatagcgcctttaccaCCTCTGCCCAGCGATGTACACCTACGTATACCATCGGACTCTATAGCGACTTTCACTGCACTGCCGACCTCCACCACATAACGGCTGGCAATCAAACTAAAGAGCGCTGACTACACGTCGCCGATCAGGccctatagcgcctttcaccacaCGCCCAACACAAGGCGACATCCCTGGAGTCCCCGCTGTCCTCGGCGGCTGTCAAGCCCGTCACTGCGGCCTGCGCCCCGCTCTGCTCCCGCCCGTTCGGCTCCGCGGGAGGCGGGGGTTGGGGGGGCCTGCAGCGCAGGCGGCTCCCAGCAACTCGCACCC
The sequence above is drawn from the Erpetoichthys calabaricus chromosome 3, fErpCal1.3, whole genome shotgun sequence genome and encodes:
- the LOC114649217 gene encoding RNA-binding motif, single-stranded-interacting protein 2-like isoform X1 is translated as MALQLLGRPGSSSLLAHVTRRTLRPGRHLRRAPVRARALAHARTPHPSLVTSPPSRLSLGASNSRLPKMLLSVPPRAGLAPYCGFGGRSSKKQGYVSSQQMAPSSPSTTSSSSGGAEQLSKTNLYIRGLHPGTSDQDLVKLCQPYGKIVSTKAILDKTTNKCKGYGFVDFDSPGAAQKAVNALKASGVQAQMAKQQEQDPTNLYISNLPVSMDEQELEGMLKPFGQVISTRILRDANGTSRGVGFARMESTEKCEAIIQHFNGKYIKTPPGVPVPSEPLLCKFADGGQKKRQNPSKYLQNGRPWPRDGDTAGMTLTYDPTPALQNGFYSTYGIAPNRMITQTSMPPYLHSPVSSYQVHGPSWMHHHQSYLMQPAQGAVLTPALDHHMSIQPASLMAPLTQQLSHLSISSGGTYLPATTAMQGAYIPQYTAVPSSSVPVEVRTRVHERAEGAARPPRCSRFLIMCLQESSGQQPPTQASVAIETASEHGAYPYQHGK
- the LOC114649217 gene encoding RNA-binding motif, single-stranded-interacting protein 2-like isoform X4; translated protein: MALQLLGRPGSSSLLAHVTRRTLRPGRHLRRAPVRARALAHARTPHPSLVTSPPSRLSLGASNSRLPKMLLSVPPRAGLAPYCGFGGRSSKKQGYVSSQQMAPSSPSTTSSSSGGAEQLSKTNLYIRGLHPGTSDQDLVKLCQPYGKIVSTKAILDKTTNKCKGYGFVDFDSPGAAQKAVNALKASGVQAQMAKQQEQDPTNLYISNLPVSMDEQELEGMLKPFGQVISTRILRDANGTSRGVGFARMESTEKCEAIIQHFNGKYIKTPPGVPVPSEPLLCKFADGGQKKRQNPSKYLQNGRPWPRDGDTAGMTLTYDPTPALQNGFYSTYGIAPNRMITQTSMPPYLHSPVSSYQVHGPSWMHHHQSYLMQPAGAVLTPALDHHMSIQPASLMAPLTQQLSHLSISSGGTYLPATTAMQGAYIPQYTAVPSSSVPVEESSGQQPPTQASVAIETASEHGAYPYQHGK
- the LOC114649217 gene encoding RNA-binding motif, single-stranded-interacting protein 2-like isoform X2, which codes for MALQLLGRPGSSSLLAHVTRRTLRPGRHLRRAPVRARALAHARTPHPSLVTSPPSRLSLGASNSRLPKMLLSVPPRAGLAPYCGFGGRSSKKQGYVSSQQMAPSSPSTTSSSSGGAEQLSKTNLYIRGLHPGTSDQDLVKLCQPYGKIVSTKAILDKTTNKCKGYGFVDFDSPGAAQKAVNALKASGVQAQMAKQQEQDPTNLYISNLPVSMDEQELEGMLKPFGQVISTRILRDANGTSRGVGFARMESTEKCEAIIQHFNGKYIKTPPGVPVPSEPLLCKFADGGQKKRQNPSKYLQNGRPWPRDGDTAGMTLTYDPTPALQNGFYSTYGIAPNRMITQTSMPPYLHSPVSSYQVHGPSWMHHHQSYLMQPAGAVLTPALDHHMSIQPASLMAPLTQQLSHLSISSGGTYLPATTAMQGAYIPQYTAVPSSSVPVEVRTRVHERAEGAARPPRCSRFLIMCLQESSGQQPPTQASVAIETASEHGAYPYQHGK
- the LOC114649217 gene encoding RNA-binding motif, single-stranded-interacting protein 2-like isoform X3, translating into MALQLLGRPGSSSLLAHVTRRTLRPGRHLRRAPVRARALAHARTPHPSLVTSPPSRLSLGASNSRLPKMLLSVPPRAGLAPYCGFGGRSSKKGYVSSQQMAPSSPSTTSSSSGGAEQLSKTNLYIRGLHPGTSDQDLVKLCQPYGKIVSTKAILDKTTNKCKGYGFVDFDSPGAAQKAVNALKASGVQAQMAKQQEQDPTNLYISNLPVSMDEQELEGMLKPFGQVISTRILRDANGTSRGVGFARMESTEKCEAIIQHFNGKYIKTPPGVPVPSEPLLCKFADGGQKKRQNPSKYLQNGRPWPRDGDTAGMTLTYDPTPALQNGFYSTYGIAPNRMITQTSMPPYLHSPVSSYQVHGPSWMHHHQSYLMQPAQGAVLTPALDHHMSIQPASLMAPLTQQLSHLSISSGGTYLPATTAMQGAYIPQYTAVPSSSVPVEVRTRVHERAEGAARPPRCSRFLIMCLQESSGQQPPTQASVAIETASEHGAYPYQHGK